Within Streptomyces sp. SS1-1, the genomic segment CCGCGGCGCCCCGCGCGTCCACGCCGAGCTGGAGAAGGCCCTGCACGAGCCGAGCCTGTACGACGAGGTGCTGCGCTTCCTCGCCCGGCGCGGCCACGCGATCCCCGAGTCGGTGCTCACGCGGGACGTCACCCGCCGTTACGAGCCCTCGGAGGCCGTCGAGGCGGTGTGGACGGAGATCTACACCGGCGACCAGAACGCCGAGCTCACCCGTCTGGGCGAGGCGCTCACGGACGTCGCCGAACTGGTGTGGCGCTGGCGCAACGACCACCTGGTCGCCACCCGCCGCGCGATGGGCGCCAAGGCCGGCACCGGCGGCTCGGCCGGGGTGGCCTGGCTGGAGAAGCGCGCCCAGAAGAACGTCTTCCCGGAGCTGTGGACGGCGAGGTCCCATGTCTGAGCCGATGCCCGAGCCGGCCGAGCTCGCCGCGCGGGCCGAGAAGCTGGACGCCGCCGACGAACTCGCCGCCAAGCGCGCGGAGTTCGTCCTGGACGACGTCGTCTACCTCGACGGCAACTCGCTGGGCGCCCTGCCCGCGCACGTCCCCGGCCGGGTCGAGGACGTCGTGCGCCGGCAGTGGGGCGAACTGCGCATCCGCTCCTGGGACGAGAGCGGCTGGTGGACCGCGCCGGAGCGGATCGGCGACCGGATCGCCCCGCTGGTCGGCGCGGCGCCCGGGCAGATCGTCGTCGGCGACTCCACCAGCGTCAACGTGTTCAAGGCACTGGTGGCCGCCGTGCGGATCGCCGGGGACGGCCGCGACGAGATCCTCGTCGACGCCACCACGTTCCCCACCGACGGGTACATCGCCGAGTCGGCGGCCCGGATGACCGGCCGTACGCTGCGGCCCGTGACGCCCGCCGAGGTGCCGGACGCGCTGGGCGACCGCACGGCCGCCGTGCTGCTCAACCACGTCGACTACCGCACCGGGCGGCTGCACGACCTGCCGTCGCTCACGGCCGCCGTGCGCGCGGCGGGCGCGGTGTCCGTGTGGGACCTGTGCCACAGCGCGGGCGCGCTGCCGGTCGGGCTCGACGAGCACGGCGTGGACCTGGCGGTCGGCTGCACCTACAAGTACCTGAACGGCGGCCCGGGTTCACCGGCGTACCTGTATGTGCGCCACGGTCTGCAGGACCGGTTCGACTCGCCGCTGCCGGGGTGGAACTCGCACGCCGAACCCTTCGGCATGCACCGGGACTTCACCGCCGCCCCCGGCGCCCCGCGCGGCCGGGTCGGCACGCCCGACATCCTGTCCATGCTCGCCCTGGAGGCGGCCCTGGACGTGTGGGACGGGGTGCCGGTGGAGGCGGTGCGGGCCAAGTCGCTGGCGCTGACGGACTTCTTCCTGGAGTGCGTCGAGGCGTACGCGCCCGCCGGGCGGGTGGAGCCGGTGACGCCGGCCGCGCACGCCGAGCGCGGCAGCCAGGTGGCGCTGCGCTGCGCGGACGCCGGGGACGTGATGAGGGAGCTGATCGCGCGGGGCGTGGTCGGCGACTTCCGCCACCCGGACGTGCTGCGCTTCGGCTTCACCCCGCTGTACGTGTCCTTCGCGGACACCGAGCGGGCGGCCCGCGTCCTGGCGGACGTGCTGGGTCGCTAGGGCGGACACGTCTTAGAGCGGGTCAGGCCACGAACACCCCTGCCGCGGCGGCGGCGTGCGCGGCGCGTGCGGCGCGGTCCGCGGCGGGGGCGTCCGGGGCCGTCCCGGTCGTCAGCAGCCCGTAGTAGAGGGGTGCCGACACCGCCCGTACGACCGCCCGCGCGTCGGTGCCGGCGGGGAACTCCCCGCGTGCGACGGCCTGTTCGACGCAGGGCGCCCACTCGGCGATGCGTGCCTCGTAGAACCGGCGCAGGGCCGCCGCCGTGCGGTCGTCGCAGGCCGCCGCCGCGATGACCGCGCGGAACAGGGGCCCCTGCCGGGGGTCGGACAGGGTGCGCCGTACGAGCGTGGCGTTGGCCCGCAGGTCGCCCAGCGCGGTTCCGGTCTCCTCGCGGGGCGAGGACTCCTCGGCCATCTCCGCGAGCAGGTCCGTGACCAGTCCGGTCACCGAGCCCCAGCGCCGGTACACGGTCGTCCTGCCGACCTCCGCGCGGCGGGCGACGTCGGCGAGGTCGAGGCCGTGGAACCCGTGTTCCGCGAGCACGTCCCCGGTGGCCCGCAGCACGGCCGCGCGGACACGGGCGGTACGCCCTCCGGGACGGACGGTGCCGGGTTCGGCGGACATTTCGGTCTCCTTGGTGCACACGGCGGACGCGGTGCCTGCCGCGCGGCCAGCGTAACGGCACCACAGGACCGTTTGACCCTCACCGTGCGTGACATGCGTGTGTTCGCGCACGTCATCCGCCTGATACCGTCCCCGCCAACGGCCGGGGTGCCCCCTGGTCCGTCACCCCCGCTTCCGTCCAAATCCGTTTGATCGCTGAGAGGTTGGAGCATGCCGGACGACGTCGCCGCTGCCCGGGACGCCGCCGAGGAGGAGTCGGCCTTCTCGCACCCGCCCGTCGAACCCGACGCCACCGCCTCCTACGGGCCCCACCCCGACCAGGTCGTCGACTTCTACGCGCCGCGCGGCACCGACGTGCCCGCCGGGCCGGCACCCCTGGTCGTCCTGCTGCACGGCGGCGCCTGGCGGGCCCCCTACGACCGGCGGCACCTCACCCCGTTCGCGGGCTTCCTGGCCCGGCGCGGCTTCGCCGTGGCGAACGTGGAGTACCGGCGGGGCGCGGACGGGTCCGACACGGACGCCGGGCGCTGGCCGGACACCTTCGACGACGTCGCCGCCGCCCTGGACGCGCTGCCCGCGCTGGCCGGTCAGGCGCTGCCGCAGGCCGACCCGCGCCGGATGGTGCTCGCCGGGCACTCCGCCGGAGGGCACCTGGCGCTCTGGGCGGCCGCCCGGCACGTCCTGCCCGCCGGCTCCGCCTGGCGCACCGACGGGCCCCCGCCCCTGCGCGGGGTCGTGGCGCTCGCGCCGATCGCCGACCTCACCGTCGCCGACAAGCTGGACGTGTGCGGCGGCGCCGTACGCCAGCTCCTCGGCAGCGGACCGGAGTACGCCGAGCGGCAGCCGTACGCCGATCCGGCGCTGCTGCTGCCCACCGGCATCGCGACGACGCTGGTCCAGGGCCGTACCGACATCGTGGTCCCGCAGGCCGTCGCCGAGGCGTACGCGGACGCGGCGGCGAAGGCCGGCGAGGTGGCCGGGCTGACCCTGCTGGAGGACGTCGGTCACTTCCCGCTGATCGACCCCTCCGCGGACGCCTGCGCGGTCGTCGCCGAGGAGATCGCCCAGCTGGCGTGGTGAGCGGGCGGGCCGTCGCCCGCCGCCCCGGCCGCACCCCCCGCGACCTGCGGCGCTCCCCGTAGTACCTGAGATGTACGCGGGAGAACCCCCCTCCATGGGGACGACCGGACCCCCGCCCTGCCCCTACGGTGCTGTACGTGACCGAGACGACCCAGATGCCGCCCCCGCCGCCGGGCGACGCGGGCAAGCAGCGCAGCCCGGAGTACCGGCTGGCCCGCAACTCGCTGCAGGGACTGCGCGAGGACCTGTTCCGCGACCCGTTCGCCTACCGACCGCTGCCGCCCCGGGGCACCGACGGCCCGTTCCTGCGCCGGCTGCCCGCCCGGATGCGTACTCCCGCCGAACGCCTCCCGCACGCGGTGGTCGCCGGGATCGCGCTGTTCACCCTGCTGATCGGCGCCCTGTCCGGCAGCGTGCCCGGCGGGGACGGCAGGGCCCTGCTGACCGGTCTGCTGTGCGCGCTGCCCATCGTCACCACGCTGACCCGGCCCATCGGCGCGTTCTGGCTGTCCCTCGCGATCACGCCGGTGACCGCCGCCCTCAACGGCGGCGACTCGGACTGGCCGTGGATGCCCGGCGCGTTCCTCTGCCACCTCACCGTGCTGGTCGTGGTGGCGCTGCGCACCCGGCCCCGTACCGCCGTCTGGATGTGGGTCGTCACCGCCGTGTACGTCGTCCTCTCGGACGGCGTCATCGGAGGGTCGTACTACTACTCCAACGGCGCCCCGATGCTGGTGACGTCCGCGTTCGCCCTGCTCGTGGTGTCCCTGCGGCACGTCCGCCAGGCCGCGCAGCAGGAGGTGAGCGCCCAGCAGACGGTCACCGCGCAGGAGCGGTCCCGGCGCACCCTGCTGGAGGAGCGCACCACCATCGCCCGCGAACTGCACGACGTGGTCGCCCACCACATGTCGGTGGTCGCCATCCAGGCGGAGGCCGCGCCCTACCGGGTGGAGAACCCGCCCGAGGAGCTGGAGCGCGCCTTCGCCACCATCCGGGAGAACGCGGTGGCCGCCCTCACCGAGCTGCGCCGCATCCTCGGTGTGGTCCGCGCCGAGGACTACGAGGCGCCGGACGCCCCGCAGCCCACCCTCGCCGACCTGGACGCCCTCCTCGCCAATGTGCGGGAGGCCGGGCTCGACGTGCGCAAGACGGTGACCGGCGCGGTCCGCGACCTGCCGCCCGGCGTGGAGCTGTCCGCGTACCGGATCGTGCAGGAGGCGCTGAGCAACAGCCTGCGGCACGCGCCCGGCGCGAGCGCCCACGTCGAGGTCGGCTACGTCCTCGGCGGGCTCGGCCTGCGCATAGTCAACGGCCCGCCGCCCGCGCCGGCCCTGGTGAAACCGTCGCCGGGCGCCGGGCACGGCATCACCGGCATGCGGGAGCGGGTCTCCATGCTCGACGGGCGGATGACGGCCGCCGCGACGGACGACGGCGGCTACGAGGTGGCGGTGTTCCTGCCCGTCGAGGCGGCCGCGGAGGACAGCGCATGACCATCCGGGTACTGATCGCCGACGACCAGATGATGGTCCGTGAGGGCTTCTCGGTCCTGCTGAACGCGATGCCGGACATCGAGGTCGTCGGGGAGGCCGTCAACGGCCGCGAGGCGGTGGAACGGGTCCGCGAACTGGCGCCGGACATCGTGCTGATGGACATCCGCATGCCCGAGCTGAACGGCATCGAGGCGACCCGTGAGATCGTCGCCGCCGACGGGGCGGCGAAGGTACTGGTCCTGACCACGTTCGACCTCGACGAGTACGTGTACCAGGCGCTGCGGGCCGGGGCGTCGGGCTTCCTGCTGAAGGACGCCTCCGCGCGCCAGCTCGCCGACGGGGTGCGGGTGGTGGCCGCCGGGGAGGCGCTGCTCGCCCCGTCGGTCACCCGGCGGCTGAT encodes:
- the kynU gene encoding kynureninase — encoded protein: MSEPMPEPAELAARAEKLDAADELAAKRAEFVLDDVVYLDGNSLGALPAHVPGRVEDVVRRQWGELRIRSWDESGWWTAPERIGDRIAPLVGAAPGQIVVGDSTSVNVFKALVAAVRIAGDGRDEILVDATTFPTDGYIAESAARMTGRTLRPVTPAEVPDALGDRTAAVLLNHVDYRTGRLHDLPSLTAAVRAAGAVSVWDLCHSAGALPVGLDEHGVDLAVGCTYKYLNGGPGSPAYLYVRHGLQDRFDSPLPGWNSHAEPFGMHRDFTAAPGAPRGRVGTPDILSMLALEAALDVWDGVPVEAVRAKSLALTDFFLECVEAYAPAGRVEPVTPAAHAERGSQVALRCADAGDVMRELIARGVVGDFRHPDVLRFGFTPLYVSFADTERAARVLADVLGR
- a CDS encoding TetR/AcrR family transcriptional regulator; protein product: MSAEPGTVRPGGRTARVRAAVLRATGDVLAEHGFHGLDLADVARRAEVGRTTVYRRWGSVTGLVTDLLAEMAEESSPREETGTALGDLRANATLVRRTLSDPRQGPLFRAVIAAAACDDRTAAALRRFYEARIAEWAPCVEQAVARGEFPAGTDARAVVRAVSAPLYYGLLTTGTAPDAPAADRAARAAHAAAAAGVFVA
- a CDS encoding alpha/beta hydrolase, whose amino-acid sequence is MPDDVAAARDAAEEESAFSHPPVEPDATASYGPHPDQVVDFYAPRGTDVPAGPAPLVVLLHGGAWRAPYDRRHLTPFAGFLARRGFAVANVEYRRGADGSDTDAGRWPDTFDDVAAALDALPALAGQALPQADPRRMVLAGHSAGGHLALWAAARHVLPAGSAWRTDGPPPLRGVVALAPIADLTVADKLDVCGGAVRQLLGSGPEYAERQPYADPALLLPTGIATTLVQGRTDIVVPQAVAEAYADAAAKAGEVAGLTLLEDVGHFPLIDPSADACAVVAEEIAQLAW
- a CDS encoding sensor histidine kinase — its product is MTETTQMPPPPPGDAGKQRSPEYRLARNSLQGLREDLFRDPFAYRPLPPRGTDGPFLRRLPARMRTPAERLPHAVVAGIALFTLLIGALSGSVPGGDGRALLTGLLCALPIVTTLTRPIGAFWLSLAITPVTAALNGGDSDWPWMPGAFLCHLTVLVVVALRTRPRTAVWMWVVTAVYVVLSDGVIGGSYYYSNGAPMLVTSAFALLVVSLRHVRQAAQQEVSAQQTVTAQERSRRTLLEERTTIARELHDVVAHHMSVVAIQAEAAPYRVENPPEELERAFATIRENAVAALTELRRILGVVRAEDYEAPDAPQPTLADLDALLANVREAGLDVRKTVTGAVRDLPPGVELSAYRIVQEALSNSLRHAPGASAHVEVGYVLGGLGLRIVNGPPPAPALVKPSPGAGHGITGMRERVSMLDGRMTAAATDDGGYEVAVFLPVEAAAEDSA
- a CDS encoding response regulator, whose protein sequence is MTIRVLIADDQMMVREGFSVLLNAMPDIEVVGEAVNGREAVERVRELAPDIVLMDIRMPELNGIEATREIVAADGAAKVLVLTTFDLDEYVYQALRAGASGFLLKDASARQLADGVRVVAAGEALLAPSVTRRLITEFSKLSDAPRAMSSAHAAYGELTERETEVLVLIAQGLSNSEIAERLVVAESTIKTHVSRILVKLGLRDRTQAAVFAYEARLVTPG